A window from Fibrobacter sp. UWB11 encodes these proteins:
- a CDS encoding DUF3943 domain-containing protein, producing MIRKLLMVLLFCSFCTWGEEFPNVPNTELVNPVPHGVVPLFTIAPQETPYDSVNIGYTITNTTFADTVENDALNKPKEVYPLIVLGEVFGFNGFIWAWDRYVLDKGYARTGPKYWKRNLKEGWQWDHNHWAINFYGHPYQGATYYNFARGAGYGFYGSLLFAALGSYTWEMFAETEYPSINDLIATSIGGAVYGEVLYRLSRKLYGVDESAWYNQVGAFGIAHSAYLQRKIFGNRDGITGNTPMDLSVFLGSGSHFGNIYRYGGRNEDDLDQRWDDKHFMYGAEIEYGKPFRKVKRPFDYFTLLTHGEVGPDGTLFQLDVTGKLSNAGVHGRGHWVDFATYLDYCTFYGDFATVGTISVGTGIDFSLWLLPSLRFRMYHQIYFILLGTTDMGYDDLIQAVHPEYESDMDNYQYNMGAKYVLGVEVSIGKKFRLKNKMVVDALHTIPGSLPHYGADGWDVLLMNYTSAEYDLTNKIAMGGRLDAYAKIAAYSSEFFEPMSRGIFAYTLYFSYKLF from the coding sequence ATGATCCGCAAATTGTTGATGGTACTTTTGTTTTGTTCGTTCTGTACGTGGGGGGAGGAATTTCCGAACGTTCCGAATACCGAACTTGTAAATCCTGTGCCGCATGGCGTTGTTCCTTTGTTTACCATTGCCCCGCAGGAGACCCCTTACGATTCCGTCAATATCGGATACACTATTACCAACACTACTTTTGCAGATACTGTCGAAAATGATGCTTTGAACAAGCCCAAGGAAGTCTATCCGTTGATTGTCTTGGGTGAGGTGTTTGGCTTTAACGGATTTATTTGGGCTTGGGACCGTTATGTTCTCGATAAGGGGTACGCGCGTACGGGGCCAAAATACTGGAAACGCAATTTAAAGGAAGGGTGGCAATGGGATCATAACCATTGGGCGATTAACTTTTATGGCCATCCGTATCAAGGGGCGACTTACTACAATTTTGCTCGTGGTGCGGGTTACGGATTCTATGGAAGCCTTCTGTTTGCGGCTTTGGGGAGCTACACTTGGGAAATGTTTGCCGAGACGGAATACCCCTCCATTAATGATTTGATAGCCACCTCAATTGGCGGCGCTGTTTATGGGGAAGTTCTCTACAGACTTTCGCGTAAACTTTATGGAGTTGATGAATCTGCCTGGTACAATCAAGTTGGCGCTTTTGGTATTGCTCATTCCGCTTACTTACAAAGGAAAATTTTTGGTAATCGCGATGGCATTACGGGAAATACCCCGATGGATTTGTCCGTATTTTTAGGCTCTGGTTCGCATTTTGGAAATATTTATCGCTATGGTGGCCGCAATGAAGACGATTTGGACCAGCGTTGGGATGATAAGCATTTTATGTATGGTGCCGAGATTGAATATGGTAAACCCTTCAGGAAAGTCAAGCGTCCATTTGATTATTTTACTTTGTTAACGCATGGCGAAGTTGGCCCTGATGGAACGTTATTCCAACTCGATGTAACCGGAAAACTTTCGAATGCAGGCGTACATGGGCGAGGGCATTGGGTTGATTTTGCGACGTATCTCGACTATTGCACGTTCTACGGCGACTTCGCAACGGTCGGCACCATTTCTGTTGGCACGGGTATCGATTTTTCGCTTTGGCTTTTGCCGTCTCTCAGGTTCCGCATGTACCATCAGATTTACTTTATATTGCTTGGCACAACGGACATGGGTTATGATGATTTGATTCAGGCTGTGCATCCGGAGTATGAATCGGACATGGACAATTATCAGTACAATATGGGTGCAAAATATGTCTTGGGTGTTGAAGTTTCGATTGGGAAAAAGTTCCGCCTCAAGAATAAGATGGTTGTTGATGCGTTGCATACAATTCCGGGCTCGTTACCTCACTATGGCGCCGATGGCTGGGACGTGTTACTTATGAATTATACCTCTGCGGAATATGATTTGACGAATAAAATTGCTATGGGCGGGCGCCTTGATGCTTATGCCAAGATAGCTGCTTACTCTTCTGAATTCTTTGAACCCATGAGCCGCGGCATCTTTGCGTACACCCTGTACTTCAGCTATAAACTCTTCTAA
- a CDS encoding helix-turn-helix domain-containing protein — MTNFPLHKNGNIRTADFSMLNYLQQVNVLPDKIAMFTNLKEFGLENYVKVQAAVLLLVRRGSVEVELDLKTYKLEAGALFIVFPEQVLKAKKASDDFDPICIACSKNMIEELIIRFDDNTRLILKTRENPLHQLDENKFEQLNESFEFLKKKFETSEANTCRLQVLKNFLIGLLYECIGMDDEPMTTDVVKSRGQVLFSQFIDLVVEHHREQHSVKFYADELGITPKYLSAVAEEQTGKNAKRWIDEHIALDAKVLLRSSSRDIQKVSKILNFPDVSFFGKFFKRLVGVSPKAYRKTAE; from the coding sequence ATGACTAACTTCCCATTGCATAAGAACGGAAATATTCGTACTGCGGATTTTTCGATGCTGAATTATCTGCAACAGGTAAATGTTCTGCCCGACAAGATTGCCATGTTTACCAATCTCAAGGAATTCGGGCTTGAAAACTACGTCAAGGTTCAGGCTGCGGTACTGCTCCTCGTGAGGCGCGGCTCTGTTGAAGTTGAACTGGACCTCAAAACCTATAAACTTGAAGCGGGGGCACTGTTCATTGTTTTCCCGGAACAGGTCTTGAAAGCAAAAAAGGCATCTGACGATTTTGATCCAATCTGTATTGCCTGCTCCAAGAATATGATTGAAGAATTAATCATCCGCTTTGATGACAATACGCGACTGATTTTGAAAACTCGCGAAAATCCGTTGCATCAATTGGATGAAAATAAGTTTGAACAGCTGAATGAAAGTTTTGAATTCTTGAAGAAAAAATTCGAAACTTCAGAAGCAAATACTTGCCGTTTGCAGGTTCTCAAGAACTTTTTGATTGGCCTCCTTTATGAATGTATTGGAATGGATGACGAACCGATGACAACGGATGTAGTCAAGAGCCGTGGCCAAGTTCTATTCTCGCAATTTATCGACCTTGTTGTTGAACATCATCGCGAACAACATTCCGTGAAATTCTACGCCGATGAACTCGGTATTACACCGAAGTATCTTTCTGCCGTTGCTGAAGAACAAACCGGCAAGAACGCCAAACGCTGGATTGACGAACATATCGCCCTCGATGCGAAGGTTCTTTTACGCTCGTCATCTAGAGACATCCAGAAAGTCTCCAAGATTTTGAACTTCCCGGACGTATCCTTCTTTGGAAAATTCTTCAAGCGCCTCGTCGGCGTCTCGCCCAAAGCATACCGCAAAACCGCTGAATAA
- a CDS encoding toxin-antitoxin system YwqK family antitoxin: MKFRKVILFTLLFASLFFFVACDKEVFSRKEYYDSGEIESITTLDQNGKEDKFISYYNNGKIKQKGQYKAGRKEGLWKTWHENGKLKLDEYYKIGLIEGLLKKWFANGQLQLECMYKSGILDGIWNEWYDSGVKAIEGTYDDGKRKGTWKTWYGDGTLKDEKLYEEKERLGLWKSWFPNGQIMFEKYYANGLMDGVWKEWFENGLLKTERHYKDGALDGAKREWFENGQLKTAEYYKSGEPNGVWKVWYKNGQLASEINYKFGNMDGVWKSWYENGKMELVEYYKSGEPNGVWQSWYPNGRLKSEAYYKHGNKEGSWKELYENGRLKELTSYKSDMKNGVFKSWSRDGQLEWIKNYKADMLDGVSKQFRSNGKVAYETTYKLDKLDGLWREFYESGELKKEGNYELGSLDGAWKEFYKNGQVSLIGQYLFGRKAGLWKEFYESGQLKREGKYVAGELSGVWKGWRPDGKNAFEGSYTSDGKDGLWRVWYKSGGVAIEGFYKSHAKDGHWQVYHENGQLAFEGSYEKGKPKGIWKEWLKNGQLKREFDYDAVKRNFGNERFANNQSKTAKHQIENNQMVMPLFYRNEKMIKPRPMRRKIMSNKPLGSKECRTKDKLMNVLPWNFYPSTLFKLEE; the protein is encoded by the coding sequence ATGAAATTCCGAAAAGTCATCTTATTCACATTGCTTTTTGCTTCACTTTTCTTCTTCGTCGCCTGCGACAAAGAAGTTTTCTCGCGTAAAGAATATTACGATAGTGGTGAAATAGAGTCTATTACAACATTAGATCAGAATGGCAAAGAGGATAAGTTTATCTCGTATTACAATAATGGGAAAATAAAACAAAAAGGACAATATAAAGCAGGTCGAAAAGAAGGCCTCTGGAAAACATGGCACGAAAACGGAAAATTAAAATTAGATGAATACTATAAAATTGGTCTTATAGAGGGACTATTGAAAAAATGGTTTGCAAATGGACAATTGCAATTAGAGTGTATGTATAAAAGCGGTATTTTGGATGGCATTTGGAATGAGTGGTATGATAGTGGCGTGAAGGCTATAGAAGGGACTTATGATGATGGAAAAAGGAAAGGAACCTGGAAAACGTGGTATGGCGATGGTACATTGAAGGATGAAAAGCTATATGAAGAAAAAGAAAGGTTAGGATTATGGAAATCTTGGTTTCCAAATGGCCAAATCATGTTTGAAAAATATTATGCAAATGGTCTGATGGATGGTGTTTGGAAAGAGTGGTTTGAAAATGGCCTGTTGAAAACAGAAAGACATTACAAGGATGGCGCTTTAGACGGTGCCAAGAGGGAATGGTTTGAAAATGGTCAGTTGAAAACGGCAGAGTATTATAAATCGGGTGAGCCTAATGGCGTGTGGAAAGTATGGTATAAAAATGGTCAATTGGCGTCTGAAATAAATTACAAATTCGGTAACATGGATGGCGTATGGAAATCTTGGTATGAAAACGGGAAAATGGAACTTGTCGAATATTATAAATCAGGTGAACCTAATGGCGTATGGCAATCTTGGTATCCAAATGGACGATTGAAATCTGAGGCATATTACAAGCACGGAAACAAGGAAGGTTCTTGGAAAGAATTGTATGAAAATGGACGATTAAAAGAGCTTACGTCGTATAAATCCGATATGAAAAATGGTGTATTCAAATCTTGGTCTAGAGATGGACAATTGGAATGGATCAAAAATTATAAAGCAGATATGCTTGATGGTGTTTCGAAACAGTTCCGTTCAAATGGAAAAGTGGCGTATGAAACTACTTATAAATTAGACAAACTCGATGGTCTCTGGAGAGAATTCTATGAAAGCGGAGAGTTGAAGAAAGAAGGTAACTATGAATTGGGATCGTTGGATGGCGCTTGGAAGGAATTTTATAAAAATGGACAAGTTTCGCTAATCGGACAATATTTATTTGGTAGAAAGGCTGGTTTATGGAAAGAATTTTATGAAAGCGGACAATTGAAAAGAGAAGGTAAATACGTAGCGGGTGAGTTAAGTGGCGTCTGGAAGGGATGGCGCCCAGATGGAAAAAATGCTTTTGAAGGATCTTATACTTCTGACGGTAAAGATGGTTTGTGGCGCGTATGGTATAAAAGCGGAGGAGTTGCTATCGAAGGGTTTTATAAATCGCACGCCAAAGATGGCCATTGGCAAGTCTATCATGAAAATGGCCAATTGGCGTTTGAAGGCTCTTACGAAAAAGGTAAACCCAAAGGAATTTGGAAAGAATGGCTTAAAAATGGACAACTGAAAAGAGAGTTTGATTATGATGCAGTAAAGAGAAATTTTGGAAACGAAAGATTTGCAAATAATCAATCGAAAACCGCAAAACATCAAATAGAAAATAATCAAATGGTGATGCCTTTATTTTATCGAAATGAAAAAATGATTAAGCCTCGTCCGATGCGGAGAAAAATAATGAGTAATAAACCATTGGGCTCAAAGGAATGTAGGACAAAAGATAAATTAATGAATGTTTTACCATGGAACTTTTACCCATCCACCTTATTCAAATTAGAAGAATGA
- a CDS encoding toxin-antitoxin system YwqK family antitoxin, whose protein sequence is MKLKLYLSIAILIGYSLFLAATYNNVRKEYDDGEIKSITTYRWNAKNGRFISYHSNGLVEEEGQYKYDSLDGIWKKWSFEGRLLEEKSYKAGHRDGAWKMWNIYGDMRKEEYYKDGELDGVWRSWNEENVLETEGFYKLGKKEGLWKMRYGNGILKEEGLYKDGKREGLWKEWFSNGLLESEGYYKEGRREGVWKMWPQKNVLGLLSGKTRWRKIGAYKSGEEDGTWKLWDDDDKLIREINYKDGILDGVWKSWYENGQLESEGIYKLDEPEGIWKSWYKNGKLQAEGCFKKGLLISYKSWLKNGNQEMVEYFKGKKSYKEFYLGCLYRAKLALNLPIYCDDEFIRDGEYQEWYENGKMKEFGNYKSGKQDGLWKSWYKNGKLQEMGTYKDGYKDGVWKTWSENGKLESTWQYDVEVEKRPKTYLGGFLGPIR, encoded by the coding sequence ATGAAACTAAAACTATATCTCTCGATTGCAATCCTTATCGGCTACAGCTTATTCCTTGCTGCAACCTATAATAATGTACGTAAGGAATACGATGATGGCGAAATAAAATCTATAACAACGTATCGTTGGAATGCTAAAAATGGTAGGTTTATCAGCTACCACAGCAATGGTCTTGTCGAAGAAGAAGGTCAATATAAATATGATAGCCTTGACGGAATATGGAAAAAGTGGAGCTTTGAAGGAAGATTGCTAGAAGAAAAAAGTTATAAAGCCGGTCACCGCGATGGCGCATGGAAAATGTGGAATATATATGGAGATATGCGAAAGGAAGAGTATTATAAAGATGGCGAACTTGATGGCGTGTGGCGTTCGTGGAATGAAGAAAATGTCTTAGAAACCGAAGGCTTCTATAAATTAGGCAAAAAAGAAGGTCTATGGAAGATGAGGTACGGAAATGGAATATTGAAAGAAGAAGGACTTTATAAGGACGGTAAACGCGAAGGTCTATGGAAAGAATGGTTTTCGAATGGACTATTGGAGTCTGAAGGATACTATAAAGAAGGTCGTAGAGAAGGCGTTTGGAAAATGTGGCCTCAAAAAAACGTATTGGGGCTGCTAAGCGGAAAAACGAGGTGGAGAAAAATTGGTGCCTATAAATCTGGTGAGGAAGATGGCACTTGGAAATTATGGGATGATGATGATAAATTGATAAGAGAGATAAACTATAAGGATGGTATTCTTGACGGTGTATGGAAATCTTGGTATGAAAACGGACAATTAGAATCGGAAGGAATCTATAAACTTGATGAACCGGAAGGAATCTGGAAATCATGGTATAAAAATGGAAAGTTACAGGCTGAAGGTTGTTTTAAAAAGGGTTTACTGATTTCTTATAAAAGTTGGTTAAAAAATGGAAATCAAGAAATGGTGGAATATTTTAAGGGGAAAAAAAGCTATAAAGAATTTTATTTAGGATGCTTATATCGTGCAAAACTCGCTTTGAATCTTCCTATTTATTGTGATGATGAATTTATTCGTGATGGCGAGTATCAAGAATGGTATGAAAACGGTAAAATGAAAGAATTTGGAAACTATAAATCCGGTAAGCAAGATGGTCTCTGGAAATCATGGTATAAAAACGGAAAGTTGCAAGAAATGGGAACATATAAAGATGGTTACAAAGATGGCGTTTGGAAAACATGGAGTGAAAATGGAAAATTGGAATCGACTTGGCAATATGATGTGGAAGTGGAAAAAAGACCAAAGACATATTTGGGGGGCTTTCTAGGCCCCATAAGATAA
- a CDS encoding toxin-antitoxin system YwqK family antitoxin, giving the protein MNHKTFISFIILFFLVACGVEEHKKYYDNGVLKFVTTFSKNGMDGKYISFYENGNQKEVRQYKDGVPSGTWKWWFENGQLKEERLYGNGVQNFERKEWNDDGKLVLEEYYKNGAKDGVWKEWYVNGKIKEEGFYKAGTMDGVWKSWRENGLLWDEKNYKSGRLDGFWKVWYENGNLERELSYKAGEQNGYTKWWHPNGQLRVVEFYKDDRSVEEDSSISWHANGNVASKKICKETNCVYQEWHENGKLGIIMASLQAYESLNQVKRMDLTDFGIKMEW; this is encoded by the coding sequence ATGAACCACAAAACTTTTATTTCCTTTATAATTCTTTTCTTCCTCGTCGCCTGCGGTGTCGAAGAGCATAAAAAATATTACGATAACGGTGTATTAAAATTCGTTACAACTTTTTCTAAAAATGGCATGGATGGCAAATACATATCGTTTTATGAAAATGGAAATCAAAAAGAAGTTCGTCAATATAAGGATGGTGTGCCGAGTGGAACTTGGAAGTGGTGGTTTGAGAATGGACAACTAAAAGAAGAAAGATTGTATGGAAACGGTGTGCAAAATTTTGAGAGGAAAGAATGGAATGACGATGGAAAACTTGTTTTGGAAGAATACTATAAAAATGGTGCTAAAGATGGTGTTTGGAAGGAATGGTATGTAAACGGAAAAATAAAAGAGGAAGGTTTTTATAAAGCCGGAACAATGGATGGTGTGTGGAAATCGTGGCGCGAAAATGGGCTTTTGTGGGATGAAAAGAATTATAAGTCTGGTAGGCTTGATGGCTTTTGGAAAGTATGGTATGAAAATGGAAACTTGGAAAGAGAATTGAGCTATAAAGCTGGCGAACAAAATGGCTATACCAAATGGTGGCATCCAAATGGACAATTAAGAGTAGTTGAATTTTATAAAGATGATAGGAGTGTTGAGGAAGATTCATCAATATCATGGCATGCAAACGGGAATGTGGCTAGCAAAAAAATTTGTAAAGAAACAAATTGCGTGTATCAAGAATGGCATGAAAATGGAAAACTTGGCATAATAATGGCCAGCTTGCAGGCATACGAAAGTTTAAATCAGGTGAAACGGATGGACCTTACAGATTTTGGCATAAAAATGGAATGGTAG
- a CDS encoding toxin-antitoxin system YwqK family antitoxin, whose translation MRKFKSGETDGPYRFWHKNGMVAYVGTYKNGMKVGTSKGWHSNGRLKAIGFYKNGDKVGTWKEWYSNGRLKSIDFYKKGEKSGVHKEWYENGKLKELGFYKNGEKNGCWKSWNEKGLLIEEANYEFDKLNGTWKCWYENGQLKEEGFYSSNKKMQRWKYWHENGMLKEEGLYHLNRKSGCWKSWNANGELESEWCYDGGTKLSKSEYKKRIKKYQNMSLIPIQ comes from the coding sequence ATACGAAAGTTTAAATCAGGTGAAACGGATGGACCTTACAGATTTTGGCATAAAAATGGAATGGTAGCATATGTAGGAACTTATAAGAACGGAATGAAAGTGGGAACATCGAAAGGATGGCATTCTAATGGTCGTCTGAAAGCAATAGGGTTTTATAAAAATGGAGATAAGGTGGGAACATGGAAAGAGTGGTATTCGAATGGCCGACTGAAATCAATAGATTTTTATAAAAAAGGCGAAAAAAGCGGAGTCCATAAAGAATGGTATGAGAATGGAAAATTGAAAGAACTTGGTTTTTATAAAAATGGTGAGAAAAATGGATGCTGGAAATCTTGGAACGAAAAAGGGCTTTTGATAGAAGAAGCAAATTATGAGTTTGATAAGTTGAATGGAACTTGGAAATGTTGGTATGAAAATGGCCAATTGAAGGAAGAAGGTTTTTACAGTTCAAACAAAAAAATGCAACGCTGGAAATATTGGCATGAAAATGGTATGTTAAAGGAGGAAGGACTGTATCATTTAAACAGAAAGAGTGGTTGCTGGAAGTCTTGGAATGCAAATGGAGAATTGGAATCAGAATGGTGTTATGATGGAGGGACGAAATTAAGTAAAAGCGAATATAAAAAACGAATTAAAAAGTATCAAAACATGTCCTTAATACCAATTCAGTAA
- a CDS encoding toxin-antitoxin system YwqK family antitoxin, with the protein MKQKIHLPFALFIAFAILLTACDKDVACDNGSEERKEYYADGSVKSITTYHDSVKDGKYVSYYENGNKLQEGQYKNGKKDGAWKEWSKHGSLITEQNCKALEDETCFIKSWYGKDRLEGKYKGGLREGVWKWWHENGQIKEEKFYKGGKLFSYKYFDEKGNLIEEKESSGGWEERCRTVLGRDRWSLRNNCDTFFVGNGFEKKWYENGQLKSERYYKESKRDSVWKTWYENGQLRSEDTYKSDKLDGTYKLWYRDGSLKVETFYKEGKEDSTWREWFSNGQLKSIRFYKSGMEKGFWKEWYESGKLKSVRFYKNGLEEGSWKEWQENGKLKKLENYKAGKLNGVQKEWNNDGLLIEERNYKNGKLDGYSKWWSENGKLKEYETFKDDEPDGIYKKWDDEGRLYEEENYKAGELDGPRKIWYKNGKLKAVEYYKAGNEVGVGKRWYESGKLEEIRKCKDEGNVCNWKWLDENGKLIAEEECKAGMEGCVRKEFFDSGKLKWKGLFESDKREGIWKLWHESGRLAAEGDYKGGQRDGLWKWWHENGRLASEGNYKGGKRDGIWKWWHENGQLAEEGAYKLYDKKYRNYEWHECRLDRLKCKTDKKDGKWNGWYANGQLRYEGFYKKGSEVGVWKEWYESGELKIEKRWVLLNVWEWKALYENGQLWYEGSYDKDRKNGVWKVYHKNGKLAFEGAYTLDEPVGIWKEWDENGNLTREGPYKSNEQAWKKWEEIGIPKHRHPEPIRQAQDKLRRRDWDPYRIRKVLKDLIHHIYNE; encoded by the coding sequence ATGAAACAGAAAATACATCTCCCATTCGCGCTATTCATCGCCTTCGCCATTCTTCTCACGGCCTGCGACAAAGACGTTGCCTGCGACAATGGCTCCGAGGAGCGCAAAGAATATTACGCAGACGGCTCTGTAAAATCCATCACAACATATCATGACAGTGTAAAAGATGGCAAATACGTCTCGTATTATGAAAATGGAAATAAGCTGCAAGAAGGTCAATATAAAAATGGTAAAAAAGATGGCGCTTGGAAGGAATGGTCAAAACATGGATCGTTGATAACGGAACAAAATTGCAAAGCTCTAGAAGATGAAACATGTTTTATAAAATCATGGTATGGAAAAGATCGATTGGAAGGAAAATACAAAGGGGGGCTGCGTGAAGGCGTATGGAAATGGTGGCATGAAAATGGCCAAATAAAAGAGGAAAAATTTTATAAAGGTGGAAAATTATTTTCCTATAAATACTTTGATGAAAAAGGTAATCTAATAGAAGAAAAAGAGTCCTCAGGTGGATGGGAGGAACGTTGTCGAACTGTGCTGGGGCGTGATAGATGGTCTTTGCGGAATAATTGTGATACTTTTTTTGTTGGAAACGGCTTTGAAAAAAAATGGTATGAAAATGGTCAATTGAAATCCGAAAGGTATTACAAAGAAAGCAAGAGAGATAGCGTATGGAAAACATGGTATGAAAACGGACAATTGCGTTCTGAGGATACTTATAAATCTGATAAATTGGATGGGACATATAAATTGTGGTATAGGGATGGATCGTTGAAAGTAGAAACTTTTTATAAGGAGGGAAAAGAAGATAGCACTTGGAGAGAATGGTTTTCCAATGGACAATTGAAATCAATCCGTTTTTATAAATCAGGCATGGAAAAAGGCTTTTGGAAAGAATGGTATGAAAGTGGCAAATTGAAATCGGTTCGTTTTTATAAAAATGGCTTGGAAGAAGGTTCATGGAAAGAATGGCAAGAAAATGGTAAATTGAAAAAATTGGAAAATTATAAGGCTGGTAAGTTGAATGGCGTTCAGAAAGAGTGGAATAATGATGGCTTGTTGATAGAAGAAAGAAATTATAAGAATGGAAAACTTGATGGCTATTCGAAATGGTGGAGTGAAAATGGAAAGTTGAAGGAATACGAAACTTTTAAAGATGATGAACCGGACGGCATTTATAAAAAATGGGATGATGAAGGTCGATTGTATGAAGAAGAAAATTATAAGGCCGGAGAACTTGATGGCCCCCGAAAAATATGGTATAAAAACGGAAAGTTAAAAGCTGTTGAATATTATAAAGCGGGCAACGAAGTTGGCGTTGGGAAACGTTGGTATGAAAGTGGTAAATTGGAAGAAATCAGAAAATGCAAAGATGAAGGTAATGTCTGTAATTGGAAATGGTTGGATGAAAATGGAAAATTGATTGCTGAGGAAGAATGCAAAGCGGGTATGGAAGGATGTGTACGGAAAGAATTTTTTGATAGTGGTAAATTGAAATGGAAAGGTCTTTTCGAATCTGATAAACGAGAAGGAATTTGGAAATTATGGCATGAAAGTGGACGATTGGCTGCTGAAGGGGATTATAAGGGCGGTCAGCGCGATGGCTTATGGAAATGGTGGCATGAAAATGGACGGTTGGCAAGTGAAGGAAATTATAAGGGCGGTAAGCGCGATGGTATTTGGAAATGGTGGCATGAAAATGGCCAATTGGCAGAAGAAGGTGCTTATAAACTCTACGATAAAAAGTACCGAAATTACGAATGGCATGAATGTCGTTTGGACCGCTTGAAGTGTAAAACAGACAAGAAAGATGGAAAATGGAATGGTTGGTATGCAAATGGACAATTACGATATGAAGGTTTTTACAAAAAAGGCTCTGAAGTTGGTGTATGGAAGGAATGGTATGAAAGTGGAGAATTGAAAATAGAAAAGCGATGGGTATTGCTTAATGTTTGGGAATGGAAAGCGTTGTATGAAAATGGTCAATTATGGTATGAAGGTTCTTATGATAAAGACAGAAAGAATGGTGTATGGAAAGTGTACCATAAAAATGGCAAGTTGGCGTTTGAAGGCGCATATACATTAGACGAACCCGTCGGCATTTGGAAAGAATGGGATGAAAATGGGAATCTGACAAGAGAAGGTCCTTACAAATCAAATGAACAAGCCTGGAAAAAATGGGAAGAAATCGGAATACCTAAACATCGTCATCCTGAGCCCATTCGACAAGCTCAGGATAAACTCCGTCGAAGGGATTGGGACCCTTATCGTATCAGAAAAGTCCTGAAGGATCTGATCCACCATATCTATAATGAATAA